One Denticeps clupeoides chromosome 3, fDenClu1.1, whole genome shotgun sequence DNA window includes the following coding sequences:
- the pitpnm2 gene encoding membrane-associated phosphatidylinositol transfer protein 2 isoform X2 produces MLIKEYRIPMPMSVEEYRIAQLYMIQKKSREESCGEGSGVEILENRPYTDGPGGEGQYTHKVYHIGMHIPSWFRSILPKAALRVEEESWNAYPYTRTRYTCPFVEKFSIDIETYYKPDTGTQTDVFNLSSAEKRQTSVDPIDIVKDPIPPHEYLVEEDPKLYQSLKTRRGPLTDNWIEEINEDIDRTPVMCAYKLCKVEFRYWGMQSKIERFIHDVGLRKVMVRAHRQAWCWQDEWYGLTIEDIRQLELETQLALAAKMAQYSCNEAGGEANGTEATTDMDQEAKEAISSIDASDPPNGRGDTLENRGELTKQWSTSSRSSRSSKRGGSPSRHSISEWRMQSIARDSEDSTDDEYFDAHEDFSDNEEIIPKEITKWSSNDLMDKIETSEADEAQGDLYQESGGEFTEAASVDRINEDDSAQTSLQPSKIHVLILVLHGGNILDTGVGEQSSKQGDVNTISSAFETVMRVHYPAALGRIAIRLVPCPAVCAEAFSLVSNLSPYSYDEGCLSNSQDHIPLAALPLLATSAPQYQDAVAMVIVRANKVYSDFIRSLEGAIFSGQVCLIGDCIGGILAFDALCSSSVTVPESQNSSRRGSIISMQDNDLLSPGIMINNSYLSGSGSTSPSALEGSRHLSRSNIDIPRCSGPDDPKKQLPRKRSDSSTYELDTIKQHQAFLSSLHSSVLRNDPGSRRSSSSTMLEGGGALGKFDFEVSDFFLFGSPLGLVLALRKTVVPTLDVSHLRPACQQVYNLFHPADPSASRLEPLLEKKFHLLPPFNVPRYQRFPLGDGNSALLVETIQSNPHLLLDGGGSLPLHCQDGISETSIPVPVLNWQVPPASAESDVVHSQGGIFSENSFPSSPLFASLSRAPRRASEISIASQVSGMADSYTATNIANTHACQLNHSKKLSLLSQLALPYHKLSIRSPSPKQRNKLRLGNYIELDEGSGLLDSTDCGSFVCSESPPLLNSDPASPAAQLDLEQVAARWWGTKRIDFALYCPDALTAFPTVALPHLFHASYWESTDVVSFLLRQVMRHENSSILELDGKEVSEFTPNKPREKWQRKRTHVKIRNVTANHRANDAVFTEDGTQVVMGRFMYGPLDMVTLTGEKVDVYIMTQPPSGEWVYFDTELTNSSGRISYFIPESKRLGIGVYPVKMVVRGDHTSADSYLTVLPTGTEFVVFSIDGSFAASVSIMGSDPKVRAGAVDVVRHWQDLGFLIVYVTGRPDMQKQRVVAWLSQHNFPHGIVSFCDGLVHDPLRHKANFLKYLISEAHMKIFAAYGSTKDISVYSSLGLPPSQIYIVGRPTKKMQHQCQFISDGYASHLSQLEYSQRSRPAKTNSTRMVMRKSSFGLGGGSDFLRKRNHLLRTINSQPGPGSSASATLPSRPERTQSQSEGDRERAERAQRSMSIAAGCWGRTGSTKLEGVVLAPK; encoded by the exons ATGCTGATTAAGGAGTACCGGATCCCGATGCCCATGAGTGTTGAGGAGTACCGCATCGCACAGCTCTACATGATCCAG AAAAAGAGCCGAGAGGAGAGCTGTGGTGAGGGCAGTGGGGTGGAGATCCTGGAGAATCGGCCTTACACTGATGGGCCTGGGGGTGAAGGCCAGTATACCCACAAGGTCTACCATATTGGCATGCACATCCCCAGCTGGTTCCGCTCCATCCTGCCCAAAGCTGCCCTTCGTGTGGAGGAAGAGTCATGGAACGCCTACCCTTACACCCGTACACG CTACACATGTCCGTTTGTGGAGAAGTTTTCCATCGACATTGAGACATACTATAAACCCGACACAGGGACCCAGACTGATGTCTTTAATTTGTCTTCAGCAGAAAAGCGACAAACATCTGTAG ATCCTATAGATATTGTGAAAGACCCCATTCCTCCTCATGAATACCTTGTGGAAGAAGACCCCAAACTCTACCAGTCCTTGAAAACCAGGCGAGGCCCCCTCACTGACAACTGGATTGAGGAAATCAATGAAGACATTGACAGGACCCCCGTCATGTGTGCATACAAGCTGTGCAAGGTTGAGTTTCGCTACTGGGGCATGCAGTCCAAGATTGAACGCTTTATCCATGATGTTG GCCTACGGAAGGTGATGGTACGTGCCCATCGTCAGGCCTGGTGTTGGCAAGACGAGTGGTATGGGCTGACCATTGAGGACATCCggcagctggagctggagacaCAGCTGGCCCTGGCGGCCAAGATGGCACAGTACAGCTGCAACGAGGCGGGGGGAGAGGCCAACGGTACAGAGGCCACTACAGACATGGACCAGGAGGCCAAAGAGGCCATCAGCTCCATAGATGCTTCCGATCCCCCCAATGGGCGGGGTGACACCCTGGAGAACCGAGGAGAGCTCACCAAGCAGTGGTCCACTTCCTCTAGATCCTCTCGCTCTTCCAAGAGAGGGG GAAGCCCATCTCGCCACAGCATTTCAGAATGGAGGATGCAAAGCATTGCTCGAGATTCGGAAGACAGCACTGATGATGAGTACTTTGATGCTCATG AGGACTTCTCAGACAATGAGGAGATAATTCCTAAAGAGATCACAAAGTGGAGCTCCAATGACCTGATGGACAAAATTGAGACCTCTGAAGCTGACGAAGCACAGG GTGACCTGTATCAAGAATCAGGGGGTGAATTCACAGAAGCAGCGAGTGTTGACAGGATAAATGAG GATGACTCTGCTCAGACAAGTTTGCAGCCCTCAAAGATCCATGTCCTCATCCTGGTCCTCCATGGTGGGAACATACTGGACACGGGCGTAGGGGAGCAGAGCAGTAAGCAGGGAGATGTGAACACCATCAGCAGCGCGTTTGAGACAGTCATGCGTGTGCATTATCCCGCTGCACTGGGCCGCATCGCCATCCGCCTGGTGCCCTGCCCTGCAGTTTGCGCTGAGGCCTTTTCCCTGGTGTCCAA TCTGAGTCCTTATAGTTATGACGAGGGCTGCCTCTCCAACAGCCAGGACCACATACCGCTGGCAGCCCTGCCGCTGCTGGCCACTTCTGCCCCGCAGTACCAGGACGCCGTGGCCATGGTGATTGTGCGAGCCAATAAGGTGTATAGTGACTTCATCAGGTCACTCGAAGGTGCCATATTCTCAGGTCAG GTGTGTCTGATTGGTGACTGCATCGGAGGGATTTTGGCTTTTGATGCACTTTGCAGCAGTAGTGTTACAGTGCCTGAGAGCCAGAACAGCAGCAGACGTGGCAGCATCATCAGCATGCAG GACAATGACCTCCTGTCTCCGGGAATTATGATCAACAACAGCTACCTATCAGGTTCCGGGTCCACCTCTCCGTCTGCTCTGGAGGGCAGCCGGCACCTTAGCCGTAGCAATATAGACATCCCACGCTGCAGCGGCCCCGATGACCCCAAAAAGCAGCTTCCACGGAAACGCAGTGACTCCTCCACCTACGAGCTTGACACCATCAAACAGCACCAGGCCTTTCTGTCTAG tttgcacTCCAGTGTGCTGCGTAATGACCCAGGCTCCCGAAGATCCAGCAGCAGTACCATGCTGGAGGGAGGAGGGGCTCTTGGCAAATTTGATTTTGAGGTGTCAGACTTCTTTTTGTTTGGTTCGCCACTGGGCCTGGTTTTGGCCCTAAGGAAGACTGTTGTTCCAACACTGGATG TGTCTCATCTCCGACCAGCCTGCCAGCAGGTATACAACCTCTTCCACCCTGCTGATCCCTCAGCATCACGCCTGGAGCCCCTTCTGGAGAAGAAGTTCCACCTCCTGCCCCCTTTTAATGTACCTCGTTATCAGCGCTTCCCACTGGGAGATGGCAACTCTGCTCTGCTTG TGGAAACAATCCAGAGCAACCCCCACCTGTTGTTGGACGGTGGGGGCAGCCTGCCCTTGCACTGCCAGGATGGTATCAGCGAAACGTCAATCCCTGTTCCGGTGTTAAACTGGCAAGTGCCGCCAGCCTCAGCAGAAT CTGATGTTGTGCACTCTCAAGGTGGTATCTTCTCTGAGAATTCCTTCCCGTCATCCCCTCTGTTTGCCTCACTGTCCCGAGCCCCACGGAGGGCCAGCGAAATCAGCATTGCCAGTCAGGTCTCAGGAATGGCCGACAGTTACACTGCCACCAACATAGCCAACA CACACGCATGCCAACTTAATCATTCCAAAAAACTTAGCCTTTTGTCCCAACTCGCCCTCCCATACCATAAACTGTCCATAAGGAGCCCTTCACCCAAGCAACGAAACAAACTGCGCTTGGGTAATTACATAGAGCTGGACGAAGGGTCCGGCCTCCTGGACTCCACAGACTGTGGAAGCTTTGTGTGTTCAGAGTCTCCACCTCTACTGAACTCTGATCCGGCATCACCAGCTGCACAGCTAGACCTCGAGCAAG TTGCTGCCCGCTGGTGGGGCACAAAGCGCATTGACTTTGCCCTGTACTGCCCTGATGCCCTGACCGCCTTCCCAACTGTGGCCCTTCCTCACCTCTTCCATGCCTCTTACTGGGAGTCCACCGATGTGGTGTCTTTTCTACTCAGACAG GTGATGAGGCATGAGAACTCCAGTATCCTGGAGCTGGATGGTAAGGAGGTGTCAGAGTTCACTCCAAATAAACCACGAGAGAAGTGGCAGAGGAAGAGAACCCACGTGAAAATCAGA AATGTTACAGCCAACCATCGTGCAAATGATGCCGTGTTCACGGAGGACGGTACACAGGTGGTCATGGGTCGCTTCATGTACGGGCCCCTGGATATGGTCACTCTGACTGGAGAAAAG GTGGACGTTTACATCATGACCCAGCCTCCATCAGGTGAATGGGTTTACTTTGACACAGAGCTGACTAACAGCAGTGGCCGGATCTCCTACTTCATCCCGGAGAGTAAGCGATTAGGCATTGGTGTGTACCCTGTAAAGATGGTGGTGAG GGGTGACCACACATCTGCAGACAGCTACCTGACTGTGCTACCCACAGGCACTGAGTTTGTGGTGTTCAGCATCGATGGATCCTTTGCGGCCAGTGTATCAATAATGGGAAGTGACCCTAAAGTCAGAGCTGGAGCTGTGGATGTTGTTAG GCACTGGCAGGACCTGGGCTTTCTGATTGTTTATGTGACTGGGCGGCCGGACATGCAGAAGCAGCGGGTTGTGGCCTGGCTGTCCCAGCATAACTTTCCTCATGGCATCGTATCCTTCTGTGATGGCCTGGTGCATGACCCACTCAGACACAAAGCCAACTTCCTCAAGTATCTCATCTCTGAG GCTCACATGAAGATCTTTGCTGCCTATGGCTCCACCAAGGACATCTCTGTCTACTCTTCTTTAGGCCTGCCCCCGTCCCAGATCTATATTGTTGGAAGGCCAACTAAGAAGATGCAACACCAGTGTCAG TTTATATCCGATGGATATGCCTCTCACTTGTCTCAGCTGGAATACAGCCAAAGGTCACGACCTGCCAAGACCAACAGCACTCGCATGGTCATGCGCAAGAGCAGCTTCGGTTTGGGCGGCGGCAGCGACTTCCTGCGCAAGCGCAACCACCTGCTCCGCACCATCAACTCCCAACCGGGCCCAGGCTCATCTGCGTCTGCCACCTTGCCCAGCCGCCCTGAGCGCACTCAGAGCCAGTCGGAGGGTGACCGGGAGAGAGCCGAGCGCGCCCAGCGCAGCATGAGCATCGCTGCAGGCTGCTGGGGGCGTACTGGGAGCACTAAGCTGGAGGGTGTGGTGCTAGCACCCAAGTAG